A region of Pseudorasbora parva isolate DD20220531a chromosome 14, ASM2467924v1, whole genome shotgun sequence DNA encodes the following proteins:
- the LOC137039851 gene encoding transmembrane protein 88B, which yields MCGMAVLLDDGEGDEDFDVDDGLRMLAPPPAECGGGVWGPRRGPCGCVLWTLVLLLWDLLLLVLCVGLMALIFSLILLPAALLLYAGFLCHSRVVASPASLCRYLDDNSCSALIILGFVMMSPLVVVAAATFCALLRRLHLLLYFQPITGARYQGRGLGWRRDFHAWV from the exons atGTGTGGTATGGCGGTGCTTTTAGACGATGGCGAGGGTGATGAAGACTTTGACGTGGATGATGGGCTCCGGATGTTGGCTCCGCCTCCGGCTGAGTGTGGGGGCGGAGTCTGGGGGCCTCGGCGGGGCCCCTGTGGGTGTGTCCTGTGGACCCTGGTCCTCCTGCTGTGGGACCTCCTGCTGTTGGTGTTGTGTGTGGGGCTGATGGCCCTAATCTTCAGCCTAATTCTGCTTCCTGCCGCCCTGCTGCTGTACGCCGGCTTCCTGTGCCACTCGCGG GTGGTGGCGTCGCCCGCGTCTCTCTGCCGTTACCTTGACGACAACAGTTGCTCCGCCCTCATCATCCTGGGCTTTGTCATGATGTCACCACTTGTCGTGGTTGCTGCAGCGACGTTCTGCGCTCTTCTCAGGCGGCTCcacctacttttatattttcagcCAATCACAGGAGCCCGGTACCAAGGGCGGGGCTTGGGCTGGAGGCGGGACTTTCACGCCTGGGTTTGA